One genomic window of Borreliella burgdorferi B31 includes the following:
- a CDS encoding TraR/DksA family transcriptional regulator, which yields MQKAVSEHEFIEEIKKFLSAEKREILDSIKSVENSKKEIINNDMYPKDVVDIAFDNMDGNNLEALGFVEKRKLNLINQALYRISQNSYGKCLACEREIARERLLAIPYAFLCISCQTKKEKKNKR from the coding sequence ATGCAAAAAGCTGTTTCTGAGCATGAGTTTATTGAAGAGATCAAAAAATTTCTTTCAGCTGAAAAAAGAGAGATATTAGATTCTATTAAGTCTGTAGAAAATAGCAAAAAAGAAATAATTAATAATGACATGTATCCAAAGGATGTTGTCGATATTGCTTTTGATAATATGGATGGAAATAATCTTGAAGCGTTAGGTTTTGTTGAAAAGAGAAAGTTGAATTTAATAAATCAAGCTCTTTATAGAATTTCTCAAAATTCTTATGGTAAGTGTTTGGCTTGTGAAAGAGAGATTGCTAGGGAGAGACTTTTAGCTATTCCTTATGCTTTTTTGTGTATTAGTTGTCAGACAAAAAAAGAAAAAAAGAACAAAAGATGA
- the infA gene encoding translation initiation factor IF-1, with protein sequence MNIKEEAIETEGIVKESLPNTMFRVELKNKHIVLAHLSGKMRKHFIKIVPGDKVKVELSPYDLTKGRIVYREK encoded by the coding sequence TTGAATATTAAAGAAGAAGCTATTGAAACTGAAGGAATTGTAAAAGAATCCCTTCCAAATACCATGTTTAGAGTAGAGCTTAAAAACAAGCACATTGTACTTGCCCATCTATCTGGCAAGATGCGAAAACATTTCATAAAAATAGTTCCTGGTGATAAAGTAAAAGTTGAGCTATCTCCTTATGATCTTACAAAAGGTAGAATAGTGTACAGGGAAAAATAA
- a CDS encoding SH3 domain-containing protein, giving the protein MVIFFIYFFSIARLYSLTGIDFVKNIKVLKGDKFIQIVRLNNPLQDIDISLLKVEINKEVQSNSNVLSISRTTDNNFSFIEIRVEYLFESLGFIKIPPLKVIYKGDFYISSEVEVSVLRADEINSFGLPVDLYWDLDKKEIYEYQSIGLILRSNWLSDSNSNEMSGSLPAIKDAMVEKMPIFGDIKYRTFHNKEILDVPFYNFILTPLKGSKNVLIPSFSFNIGSGLVRNTPELLLKVKPIPGEVKSLAVGTFRVDYETPTYSTIEQDIFTILIKITGQGNFPHFYFPEIETYNSKILNKKKNYSFKPSKNGYKGSISQIYTVKPDTKGSVFLNIGDFNYLNPDNDTVYTLKGKKLKYEYSGEFNSINRAQNNVDSDFKLLSYADILNYKNKTFLFFVSYYYLLLIPGFLLSLIILINYKKFFAASSFGLVILILAVGISLNAVNDGLLSEKNVNDLIEDYNTKNYDAALIKIDNILKKYPNYSGLWLNRALVLSKMDRDFDAIYSAYKAFLASPNNETSYKVIDLIEAKNGVTDNVRNNSFIFSNIFFIISLFLINFLVVSISYRFLAKNLKKIIIFLLFSAVCFTIFETYYFYYEQQSEVGIIKGDLVSLYKVPDNFSRSWRFLKGNASVYILDSKDDFVLIETSYGLQGWIHKNFVVSLKDDLI; this is encoded by the coding sequence TTGGTAATATTTTTTATTTATTTTTTTTCAATCGCAAGACTTTATTCGCTTACGGGCATTGATTTTGTTAAAAATATTAAAGTTTTAAAGGGCGATAAATTTATTCAGATTGTAAGACTTAATAATCCTTTGCAAGATATTGACATAAGTTTGCTAAAAGTTGAAATAAACAAAGAAGTTCAATCCAATTCCAATGTTTTATCAATATCTAGAACAACCGATAATAACTTTTCTTTTATTGAGATCAGGGTTGAATATCTTTTTGAGAGTTTGGGATTTATTAAAATTCCTCCATTAAAAGTAATTTATAAGGGCGATTTTTATATATCTTCAGAAGTTGAAGTTAGTGTGCTAAGAGCTGATGAAATAAATTCTTTTGGTTTGCCAGTTGATTTATATTGGGATCTTGATAAGAAAGAAATTTATGAATATCAAAGTATTGGACTTATTTTGCGCTCAAATTGGCTTTCAGATAGCAATTCTAATGAAATGTCTGGATCTTTGCCTGCTATTAAGGATGCAATGGTTGAAAAGATGCCTATATTTGGGGATATTAAATATAGAACTTTTCATAATAAAGAGATTTTAGATGTACCTTTTTATAACTTTATACTAACTCCTCTTAAGGGCTCAAAAAATGTTTTGATTCCCAGTTTTTCTTTTAATATTGGTTCTGGCCTTGTTAGGAATACCCCTGAGCTTTTATTAAAAGTTAAACCGATTCCTGGAGAGGTTAAATCTTTAGCAGTAGGAACTTTTAGAGTTGATTATGAGACTCCAACTTATTCGACAATTGAGCAAGATATATTTACTATTTTAATAAAAATTACAGGTCAAGGGAATTTTCCACATTTTTACTTTCCAGAGATTGAAACTTATAATTCTAAAATTCTTAATAAAAAGAAAAATTATAGCTTTAAGCCTTCTAAAAATGGATATAAGGGTAGTATTTCTCAAATTTATACAGTTAAGCCCGACACTAAAGGTAGTGTATTTTTAAATATTGGTGATTTTAATTATTTAAATCCTGATAATGATACAGTTTATACCCTTAAAGGGAAAAAATTGAAGTATGAATATTCAGGAGAGTTTAACAGCATAAATAGAGCACAAAATAATGTAGATTCTGATTTTAAACTATTATCTTATGCCGATATTTTGAATTATAAAAATAAAACTTTTTTATTTTTTGTTTCATACTATTATTTACTTTTGATTCCAGGATTTTTATTATCTTTAATTATTTTAATTAACTATAAAAAATTTTTTGCAGCATCAAGTTTTGGGCTGGTTATTTTAATATTGGCTGTTGGCATTAGTTTAAATGCTGTAAATGATGGTTTATTGTCGGAGAAAAATGTAAATGATTTGATTGAAGACTATAATACTAAAAATTATGATGCTGCACTTATCAAGATAGATAACATTCTTAAAAAATATCCAAATTATTCAGGACTTTGGTTAAATAGAGCCCTTGTTTTAAGTAAAATGGATAGAGATTTTGATGCTATTTATTCAGCTTATAAGGCATTTTTGGCTTCTCCGAATAATGAAACCTCTTATAAAGTTATTGATTTGATTGAAGCTAAAAATGGAGTTACAGACAATGTTCGTAACAATAGTTTTATTTTTTCTAATATTTTTTTTATTATCAGTTTATTTTTGATTAATTTTTTAGTTGTATCTATTTCTTATAGATTTTTGGCAAAAAATTTGAAAAAAATAATTATATTTTTACTTTTTTCTGCGGTTTGTTTTACTATATTTGAAACATATTATTTTTATTATGAGCAACAATCTGAAGTAGGAATAATTAAGGGTGATTTAGTCTCTCTTTATAAAGTTCCTGACAATTTTTCAAGGAGTTGGAGATTTTTAAAAGGAAATGCAAGTGTTTATATTCTTGACAGCAAAGATGATTTTGTTCTTATTGAAACAAGTTATGGACTTCAAGGCTGGATTCACAAGAATTTTGTTGTGTCCTTAAAAGATGATTTGATCTAA
- a CDS encoding tetratricopeptide repeat protein, with the protein MGRNFLAILYFCFLFLGFLSCSNVKSMSLMAIGNYEYVRGNYQNAISNYYNLVEDEKYSAWGYYNLGVVYYSLGEYESSLRIFSYAKKTNDIFLNFNVNYNEGVIYYNQGLYHKAEVAFKEALKINPGSYNAKYNLELAIIKKRAVRDSLNSLSVEKGKNFVESNENFLRYIENLERVVWLRKIDENLAVPKEDW; encoded by the coding sequence GTGGGACGAAACTTTTTAGCAATTTTATATTTTTGCTTTTTGTTTTTAGGTTTTTTGTCTTGCTCAAATGTTAAATCCATGTCTTTAATGGCTATTGGTAATTACGAATATGTTAGAGGAAATTATCAAAATGCAATTTCAAATTATTATAATCTTGTAGAGGATGAAAAATATTCTGCTTGGGGATATTACAATCTTGGTGTTGTATATTATTCTTTGGGTGAGTATGAAAGTTCTCTTAGAATATTCTCTTACGCTAAGAAGACCAATGATATTTTTTTAAATTTTAATGTCAATTATAACGAAGGAGTAATATACTATAATCAAGGACTGTATCATAAGGCCGAGGTGGCTTTCAAAGAAGCTTTAAAGATTAATCCTGGCAGTTATAATGCTAAATATAATCTTGAACTTGCAATAATAAAAAAACGAGCGGTGCGCGATAGTTTGAATTCCTTAAGTGTAGAAAAAGGTAAAAATTTTGTTGAAAGTAATGAAAATTTTTTAAGGTATATTGAAAATCTTGAGAGGGTTGTATGGTTGAGAAAAATAGACGAGAATCTAGCTGTTCCAAAAGAAGATTGGTAA
- a CDS encoding vWA domain-containing protein gives MSINNYSALYFFLVLLFIFFVCVLDFRRNIPFFKTLSFMYGDNSYIQNYYIKKVLMSMFFIFSLIFLILSILDISWGQRAVEDERNKLRISFIFDISRSMLSVDEGKIINRLESAKNMISLILSNFENAEYSLTIFKGKSKLVLPFSKDKNSLNKMLNYIEPDLISSPGSFLGDAVFSVISNVPDDSYYNFLVILTDGDDWGENNYYRFSKFVNNLKLESFVVGIGGSNPVLFNQNLSIKDKNGNLVKTGINEENLLLLASSLKGSYYNLYLKGINFVVNDIRNGIIRRTSNDIILVDVSRYKIFLVISLLFIFMYLFVRMIKWDETF, from the coding sequence ATGAGTATAAATAATTATAGTGCTTTATACTTTTTTTTAGTTTTATTGTTTATTTTTTTTGTATGTGTGCTTGATTTTAGACGAAATATTCCGTTTTTTAAAACCTTAAGTTTTATGTATGGGGACAATTCTTATATTCAAAATTACTACATTAAAAAAGTTCTAATGTCAATGTTTTTTATTTTTAGCTTGATTTTTTTAATTTTATCCATTTTGGATATTTCTTGGGGGCAAAGAGCTGTTGAGGATGAGAGAAATAAATTGAGAATTTCTTTTATTTTTGATATTTCTCGTAGCATGTTAAGTGTAGATGAAGGTAAAATTATTAATAGACTTGAGAGTGCTAAAAATATGATTAGTTTAATTTTAAGTAATTTTGAGAATGCAGAATATTCCCTTACTATTTTTAAAGGCAAGTCTAAATTAGTTTTACCTTTTTCTAAGGATAAAAACAGTTTAAACAAGATGTTAAATTATATAGAGCCTGATTTAATAAGCTCTCCTGGAAGTTTTTTAGGAGATGCTGTTTTTAGTGTAATCTCTAATGTGCCGGATGACTCGTATTATAATTTTTTAGTTATTTTAACAGATGGCGATGATTGGGGGGAAAATAATTATTATAGGTTTTCTAAATTTGTCAATAATTTAAAATTGGAAAGTTTTGTGGTTGGGATTGGCGGGAGTAATCCCGTTTTATTTAATCAAAATTTAAGCATTAAAGATAAAAATGGAAATCTTGTTAAAACTGGGATAAATGAGGAAAATTTACTTCTTCTGGCCTCTTCTCTTAAGGGATCATATTATAACTTGTATTTAAAAGGGATTAACTTTGTTGTCAATGATATAAGAAATGGTATAATAAGAAGAACGTCAAACGACATTATACTTGTTGATGTATCAAGATATAAAATTTTTTTGGTTATTTCATTGTTGTTTATTTTTATGTATTTGTTTGTCAGGATGATAAAGTGGGACGAAACTTTTTAG
- a CDS encoding vWA domain-containing protein: MLTFNEPLYLFLLVIFPLIIYFNHFLKNRGGKIKFPISLYGNFNSLKLKDYRLNLMYFFTYSFLYLAAMVMVFALAGPSVSKKKMIHLSAGADIVIVLDISPSMGAVEFSSKNRLEFSKELIRGFISQRENDNIGLVAFAKDASIVVPITTDREFFNKKLDDIYIMDLGNGSALGLGISIALSHLKHSEALKRSIVVLTDGVVNSDEIXKDQVINLAQGLNVKIYSIGIGSSEEFSVEFKLRSGKFYQGSFKEVYDPSMLVEISNKTGGLFYSVNDDFSFQFAIQDFSKKENLERKIKIAVDNKDIYKEFLVLAFCLLLVYFIFSKIFLKEIL; encoded by the coding sequence ATGTTAACATTTAATGAGCCTTTATATTTGTTTTTATTAGTAATTTTTCCTTTAATAATTTACTTTAATCATTTTTTAAAAAATAGAGGAGGCAAGATAAAGTTTCCAATATCGCTTTACGGCAATTTCAACTCTTTAAAACTTAAGGATTATAGATTAAATTTGATGTATTTTTTTACTTACTCTTTTTTATATTTAGCTGCAATGGTTATGGTGTTTGCTTTAGCAGGTCCTTCAGTTTCAAAAAAGAAGATGATACATCTTAGTGCTGGTGCTGACATTGTCATTGTTCTTGACATATCGCCTAGTATGGGGGCTGTTGAGTTTTCTTCCAAAAATAGACTTGAATTTTCAAAAGAATTGATTAGAGGTTTTATTTCTCAACGTGAAAATGATAATATTGGTTTGGTAGCTTTTGCAAAAGATGCTTCAATAGTAGTGCCTATAACAACAGATAGGGAATTTTTTAATAAAAAGCTAGATGATATTTATATTATGGATCTTGGCAATGGTTCTGCTTTAGGGCTAGGTATTTCTATTGCGCTGTCTCATTTAAAGCATTCTGAGGCTCTTAAAAGATCAATAGTGGTTTTAACAGATGGGGTTGTTAATTCAGATGAGATTYATAAAGATCAAGTGATCAATCTTGCTCAAGGTTTAAATGTTAAGATTTATTCTATTGGTATTGGAAGTTCTGAAGAATTTAGTGTTGAGTTTAAATTAAGATCTGGAAAATTTTATCAGGGAAGTTTTAAAGAGGTTTATGATCCTAGTATGCTTGTGGAGATTTCAAATAAAACGGGGGGGCTTTTTTATTCGGTTAATGATGATTTTTCTTTTCAATTTGCAATTCAAGATTTTTCAAAAAAGGAAAATTTGGAGAGAAAAATTAAAATAGCTGTGGACAATAAAGATATTTATAAAGAATTTTTAGTTTTAGCGTTTTGCTTATTGCTTGTTTATTTTATTTTTTCAAAAATTTTCTTAAAAGAGATACTATGA
- a CDS encoding DUF58 domain-containing protein has protein sequence MIQDNEISSSTKTRIKALKFFSRKMLSELNFGGYRSIFKGLGLEFHEFRPYEDSDDARFIDWNVSSKADSIFSKVFKEDRGMNLHLLVDNSLSMSLGDKVNKKDVQDLLVSIFAHMAFFNNDKIGVTFFSSGTDKFIPSSKGHSHLGLILSETINRNLKPGSSLAYIFKNTAEYYKKRSLVIIISDFKANAYFKSLNVLSKRHNVIAIRISDFFDENFPKIGTLICEDIETGENFLVSGFSKSTLSGYKNYWTLDKIKWKKECIKKNISFIEIDTKEDVFKKLKILLKKGQ, from the coding sequence ATGATACAAGATAATGAGATAAGTAGTAGTACTAAAACTAGGATAAAAGCTTTAAAATTCTTTTCAAGGAAAATGCTTTCAGAGCTTAATTTTGGTGGTTATCGTTCAATTTTTAAAGGTCTTGGCCTTGAATTTCATGAGTTTAGGCCGTATGAGGATTCTGATGATGCTAGATTTATTGATTGGAATGTGAGCTCAAAAGCCGACAGCATTTTTTCAAAGGTTTTCAAAGAGGATAGGGGAATGAATCTTCATCTTCTTGTTGATAATTCACTTTCCATGAGCTTGGGAGACAAGGTAAACAAAAAGGATGTTCAGGATTTGTTGGTTTCTATTTTTGCACATATGGCATTTTTTAATAATGATAAAATAGGTGTTACTTTTTTTTCAAGTGGAACAGACAAGTTTATACCCTCTAGCAAAGGTCATTCACACTTAGGATTGATATTAAGTGAAACAATTAATAGAAATCTTAAGCCGGGTAGCAGCTTGGCCTATATTTTTAAAAATACGGCAGAATATTATAAAAAAAGATCTTTAGTTATAATTATTTCTGATTTTAAGGCGAATGCTTATTTTAAATCTTTAAATGTTTTAAGCAAGAGACACAATGTTATTGCTATAAGAATTTCAGATTTTTTTGATGAAAATTTTCCTAAAATTGGGACTTTAATTTGTGAAGATATTGAAACTGGAGAAAATTTTTTAGTTTCGGGGTTTAGCAAGTCAACATTAAGTGGTTATAAAAACTATTGGACGCTTGATAAAATAAAATGGAAAAAAGAATGTATTAAAAAAAATATTAGTTTTATTGAGATTGATACTAAAGAAGATGTTTTTAAAAAACTTAAAATTCTTCTTAAAAAGGGACAATAG
- a CDS encoding AAA family ATPase, whose translation MKSGFQIDSEVENALHLINKFRREVATRVLGQKEMIDAILMGLLTDGHVLLEGVPGLAKTLAIQTVSDVLDLEFKRIQFTPDLLPSDLTGNMVYKSATGTFKVRKGPVFSNVILADEINRAPAKVQSALLEAMGERQVTLGDETHRLPDPFFVLATQNPIEQEGTYNLPESQLDRFLLKVNVHYPSVQDEVRLLKIFSVDGRLENIKVAKVMNAYSLADIKRTVGRVKVDDKIMLYIVTLISASRERDKKTYPFAKYIEFGASPRASLSLLKCARVNALYEGRIFVLPEDVKAVAYSVLRHRITPSYEAEVEEMSIDDIIRMLLSAVALP comes from the coding sequence ATGAAGAGTGGTTTTCAGATAGATTCAGAAGTAGAGAATGCATTACATTTGATAAATAAATTTAGAAGAGAGGTTGCAACCAGAGTTCTTGGTCAAAAAGAAATGATAGATGCTATTTTAATGGGTCTTTTAACAGATGGGCATGTTTTACTTGAAGGGGTTCCGGGTCTTGCCAAGACTCTTGCAATTCAAACTGTATCTGATGTTCTTGATCTTGAATTTAAGCGCATACAGTTTACCCCAGATCTTTTGCCATCTGACCTTACTGGTAATATGGTTTATAAAAGTGCTACAGGCACTTTTAAAGTTAGAAAAGGTCCAGTATTTTCAAATGTTATTTTAGCAGATGAAATCAACAGGGCTCCTGCAAAAGTTCAGTCTGCTCTTCTTGAGGCTATGGGAGAAAGACAAGTAACTCTTGGAGACGAAACTCATAGGCTTCCAGATCCGTTTTTTGTTCTTGCCACTCAAAATCCAATAGAGCAAGAGGGGACTTATAATTTGCCAGAATCCCAACTTGATAGATTTTTATTAAAAGTTAATGTTCATTATCCATCAGTGCAAGATGAGGTAAGGCTTTTGAAAATATTTTCAGTAGATGGGCGTCTTGAGAATATTAAAGTTGCAAAGGTGATGAATGCTTATTCTTTGGCTGATATCAAGAGAACGGTTGGTAGAGTAAAAGTTGATGACAAGATAATGCTTTATATTGTTACTTTAATCTCGGCATCTCGTGAAAGGGATAAAAAAACTTATCCGTTTGCCAAATATATTGAATTTGGAGCATCTCCTAGAGCTTCTCTTAGTTTATTAAAGTGTGCTCGTGTTAATGCTCTTTATGAGGGGAGAATATTTGTTTTACCAGAAGATGTCAAAGCTGTTGCTTACAGCGTATTAAGGCATAGAATTACACCATCTTATGAGGCAGAGGTAGAGGAAATGAGCATTGATGATATTATTAGAATGCTTCTTTCTGCTGTAGCGCTTCCTTAG
- the rsmG gene encoding 16S rRNA (guanine(527)-N(7))-methyltransferase RsmG, whose amino-acid sequence MISDIEFALSEHNFQFAYKDLQKINLYIKRILLLNTRFNLISNSNSNFNSILNLHVIDSLLGLSTVKEINPSEVLDVGSGAGFPGIILAIFDSSRKYYLLERSKKKSTFLKMIKLELDLENVKILEYEIEKEKKKYEFITIRAFRNMNEYALILKNLLKGGGLIMAYKGKFDRINLEVNQIKNLFSKIEVKSLNSKLRVDRNLVLLYR is encoded by the coding sequence ATGATAAGTGATATTGAATTTGCTTTGTCAGAACATAATTTTCAGTTTGCTTACAAAGATCTTCAGAAGATAAATTTATATATAAAGAGAATTTTACTTTTAAATACTAGATTTAATTTAATTTCAAATAGTAATAGCAATTTTAATTCTATTCTTAATCTACACGTTATAGATTCTCTTTTGGGATTGTCTACTGTTAAAGAGATTAATCCTTCTGAAGTTCTTGACGTTGGAAGTGGTGCTGGATTTCCGGGCATTATTTTGGCTATTTTTGACTCTTCTAGAAAATATTATCTTTTAGAGAGAAGTAAAAAAAAGTCTACTTTTTTAAAAATGATAAAATTAGAACTTGATTTAGAAAATGTAAAAATTTTAGAATATGAGATTGAAAAAGAAAAAAAGAAGTATGAATTTATTACAATTCGAGCTTTTAGAAATATGAATGAATATGCATTAATTTTAAAAAATCTTTTAAAGGGTGGGGGATTGATTATGGCATATAAGGGTAAATTTGATAGAATTAACCTTGAAGTCAATCAAATTAAAAATTTATTTAGTAAAATAGAAGTAAAGTCTTTAAATTCAAAATTAAGAGTAGATAGAAATTTGGTTTTGCTTTACAGATAA
- the mnmG gene encoding tRNA uridine-5-carboxymethylaminomethyl(34) synthesis enzyme MnmG, which yields MDFDAIVIGGGHAGIEAALALSRLNFKTLMITQNLDTIGKLSCNPAIGGLAKGNMVREIDALGGEMGRIIDFSMIQFRVLNKSRGPAVQAPRAQADKLMYQTKAKETLERQDNLDLFQDTVVDFLLNSMRNEIEGVVTERGNKFRSSVVVLTTGTFLRGKIFIGEYRADMGRLAEFSAYGLDKTLLGLGFEMGRLKTGTPARIHKKSVDFSKTEVQFGDSDIIPFSFSNGKLDKSQLSCYVTYTNKKTHEIISENMHLSPLYSGEIVGNGPRYCPSIEDKIVKFKDKDRHQIFIEPEGFNTEEMYLNGLSSSLPENIQQKLINSIEGLEHAVITRPGYAVEYDYINPIELYPNLESKRVKGLFIAGQTNGSSGYEEAAAQGLMAGINAALRLQNKKPMILTRTSSYIGVLIDDLVTKGTKEPYRMFTSRAEHRLNLRHDTSDKRLIKIGYDLGLVDEKRYSRYLFKESRVEEIKELLKQRRLSLKDVVDEQLKKHVSKDFYHILKDPSISLDNLIKIDPSLSDSKVILEQVELDVKYEGYINRQKDLIKRLDNLELVKLPFDFNYEIIEGLSREAREKFSKIQPATLAQASRIPGIRSTDITVLLIYFSNPKNKVVINFSL from the coding sequence ATGGATTTTGACGCAATTGTTATTGGAGGGGGGCATGCGGGGATTGAAGCTGCTCTTGCTCTTTCAAGGTTGAATTTTAAAACTTTAATGATTACTCAAAATTTAGATACAATAGGCAAGCTTTCTTGTAATCCTGCTATTGGTGGGCTTGCTAAGGGTAATATGGTTAGAGAAATTGATGCTCTTGGTGGTGAAATGGGTCGTATTATTGACTTTAGCATGATTCAGTTTAGAGTTTTAAACAAAAGTCGTGGCCCAGCAGTTCAAGCTCCACGTGCTCAAGCTGATAAATTAATGTACCAAACCAAGGCTAAAGAAACTTTAGAACGTCAAGACAATCTTGATCTTTTTCAGGATACAGTTGTGGATTTTCTTCTTAATTCAATGAGAAATGAAATTGAAGGTGTTGTTACAGAGAGAGGCAATAAGTTTAGATCAAGCGTTGTGGTACTTACAACAGGGACGTTTCTTCGAGGTAAAATATTTATTGGCGAGTATAGAGCTGATATGGGTAGGCTTGCTGAATTTTCTGCTTATGGGCTTGATAAAACTTTACTTGGTCTTGGATTTGAAATGGGTAGGCTTAAAACGGGCACTCCAGCAAGAATTCATAAAAAAAGTGTGGATTTTTCAAAGACGGAGGTTCAATTTGGAGATTCAGATATTATTCCTTTCTCTTTTTCAAATGGCAAGTTAGATAAATCTCAACTTTCATGTTATGTAACCTATACTAATAAAAAAACTCACGAAATAATTAGCGAGAATATGCACCTATCACCTCTTTATTCTGGTGAGATTGTGGGTAATGGTCCAAGATATTGTCCTTCTATTGAGGATAAAATAGTAAAATTTAAAGATAAAGATAGGCATCAAATTTTTATTGAGCCTGAAGGTTTTAATACTGAAGAAATGTATCTTAATGGTCTTAGCTCTTCTTTGCCTGAAAATATTCAGCAAAAATTGATTAACAGCATTGAAGGCCTTGAGCATGCTGTTATTACAAGGCCCGGTTATGCTGTTGAGTATGATTATATAAATCCAATTGAACTTTACCCAAATCTTGAGAGCAAAAGAGTCAAAGGGCTTTTTATAGCGGGGCAGACTAATGGCTCTTCAGGGTATGAAGAAGCAGCAGCTCAAGGGTTAATGGCTGGAATTAATGCTGCTCTAAGACTTCAAAATAAAAAGCCAATGATTTTAACAAGAACTAGCTCTTATATTGGAGTTCTTATTGACGATCTTGTTACCAAAGGCACTAAAGAACCTTACAGAATGTTTACCTCTAGAGCTGAGCACAGACTTAATTTAAGGCATGATACTAGTGACAAGCGTTTGATTAAGATTGGATATGATCTTGGGCTTGTTGATGAGAAGAGGTATTCAAGATATCTTTTTAAAGAGAGCAGGGTTGAAGAGATAAAGGAGCTTTTAAAGCAAAGGCGCCTTAGTTTAAAAGATGTTGTTGATGAACAATTAAAAAAACATGTTAGTAAAGATTTTTACCATATTTTAAAAGATCCTTCTATTAGTTTAGATAATCTTATAAAGATTGATCCAAGTTTAAGTGATTCAAAAGTAATTTTAGAGCAAGTTGAATTAGATGTTAAATATGAAGGCTATATTAATAGACAAAAGGATTTAATTAAAAGGCTTGATAATCTAGAGCTTGTCAAGCTACCATTTGATTTTAATTATGAAATTATTGAAGGCCTTTCAAGAGAAGCTAGAGAAAAATTTTCTAAGATTCAACCAGCTACCCTTGCTCAAGCAAGTCGAATTCCTGGAATAAGAAGTACAGATATTACTGTTTTGTTAATATATTTTTCAAATCCTAAAAATAAGGTAGTTATAAATTTTTCTTTATGA